Proteins encoded in a region of the Coffea eugenioides isolate CCC68of chromosome 4, Ceug_1.0, whole genome shotgun sequence genome:
- the LOC113768186 gene encoding probable protein phosphatase 2C 21 yields MGVYLSTPKTEKSSDDGENDRLRYGMSSMQGWRSTMEDAHAVYPNLDKATSFFGVYDGHGGKAVAKFCAKYLHEQVLKNEAYLAGDLGDSMKKSFLRMDEMMCGQRGWRELSVLGDKMQKVTGMIEGLIWSPRSGEANSQIHDWPSEQGPHSDYIGPTSGTTACVAIIRDNQLVVANAGDSRCVMSRGGQAYALSKDHKPDHELEKERILQAGGYVQCGRVNGSLNLARAIGDMELKQNKALPAERQIVTADPDITMVDLQDDDEFLVLACDGIWDCMSSQQVVDFVREQLYNETKLSTVCERLLDKCLAPTAGGEGCDNMTMILVQFNKPLNNGASSKDHPFPPDEQAESDERPSRN; encoded by the exons ATGGGGGTATATCTAAGCACTCCTAAAACGGAGAAGTCATCAGATGACGGCGAGAATGATAGACTCAGATATGGCATGTCCTCCATGCAAGGATGGCGCTCTACCATGGAAGATGCT CATGCAGTTTATCCCAACTTGGACAAGGCTACGTCTTTCTTTGGAGTTTATGATGGCCATGGAG GAAAAGCAGTTGCTAAATTTTGTGCCAAGTATCTTCATGAACAAGTGCTAAAAAATGAAGCCTACTTAGCTGGTGATTTAGGAGATTCGATGAAGAAATCTTTTCTCAG GATGGATGAGATGATGTGTGGGCAAAGAGGTTGGAGAGAATTATCAGTACTTGGGGATAAAATGCAAAAGGTCACAGGCATGATAGAAGGATTGATATGGTCCCCAAGGAGCGGCGAAGCCAACAGCCAGATCCATGATTGGCCTTCTGAGCAG ggACCACATTCTGATTATATTGGACCAACTTCTGGTACCACAGCTTGTGTTGCAATTATCCGTGACAATCAACTTGTTGTTGCAAATGCTGGTGATTCTCGTTGCGTGATGTCTCGTGGTGGTCAG GCCTATGCTCTGTCAAAAGATCACAAGCCTGACCATGaattggaaaaagaaaggataCTGCAAGCTGGTGGCTATGTCCAATGTGGACGTGTCAATGGTAGCCTGAACCTGGCCAGGGCAATAG GTGACATGGAATTAAAGCAAAACAAAGCACTTCCTGCTGAAAGGCAAATTGTAACAGCAGATCCTGACATTACCATG GTTGATCTCCAAGATGACGATGAGTTTCTTGTTCTAGCCTGTGATGGGATATG GGATTGCATGTCAAGTCAACAGGTAGTGGACTTTGTTCGAGAGCAGCTGTACAAC GAGACAAAGCTTTCAACAGTGTGTGAGAGGTTGCTTGACAAATGTTTGGCACCAACTGCTGGTGGGGAAGGCTGTGACAACATGACCATGATACTTGTCCAGTTCAATAAACCTTTGAACAATGGTGCTTCTTCCAAGGATCATCCATTTCCTCCTGATGAGCAAGCTGAATCTGATGAAAGACCCAGCAGAAATTGA
- the LOC113768031 gene encoding chaperone protein dnaJ 8, chloroplastic produces MATFVGSASSSSSWIQMKNSAKKGKNNGKDNTKFRVSCVSSSIADPYKTLRIHPSASESEVRKAFRQLALQYHPDVCKGSNCGVQFHEINEAYDIVMSNLRGESTQSQMEAYDDGIDDSFRGMNDPDWDMWEEWMGWEGAGIRDYTSHINPYI; encoded by the exons ATGGCGACTTTTGTAGGCTCTGCCTCTTCATCGTCTTCTTGGATTCAGATGAAGAACTCAGCAAAGAAGGGAAAGAACAATGGCAAGGACAATACCAAGTTCAGGGTATCGTGCGTTTCTTCTTCTATCGCAGATCCATATAAGACCCTAAGGATTCACCCTAGTGCTTCTGAATCTGAGGTCAGGAAGGCTTTCAGACAGCTCGCTCTTCag TATCATCCTGATGTCTGCAAAGGGAGCAACTGTGGCGTGCAATTTCACGAAATTAATGAAGCTTATGAT ATTGTGATGAGTAATCTCAGAGGGGAATCAACTCAATCACAAATGGAGGCTTATGATGACGGTATAGATGATTCATTCAGGGGGATGAATGATCCTGATTGGGACATGTGGGAAGAATGGATGGGATGGGAAGGAGCGGGGATTCGTGACTACACATCCCATATCAATCCATACATTTAA